From the genome of Halomonas sp. I5-271120, one region includes:
- a CDS encoding pyruvate, water dikinase regulatory protein: MPRTAFFISDGTGITAETLGRSLLAQFESVEIRMITKPYIDDTEKAQALVDSINATAARDGEQPIIIDTIVDEDVRRIVSTAPGFKVDIFSTFLKPLEEELATHSTYTVGRTHSIGQDDVYMNRIDSVHFALDNDDGARLNQYDKADVILIGVSRCGKTPTSLYLALQFGIRAANYPLTEDDYDEDGTLKMPRALAPYRHKLFGLTIAPPRLAAIRSERRPNSRYCSMDQCMQEVSQAEGLYRQMHIPYIDTTRFSIEEISTRMIAEAGLHRRFSPR, translated from the coding sequence ATGCCACGTACCGCCTTTTTCATCTCCGATGGCACCGGCATCACCGCCGAAACGCTGGGCCGCAGCCTGCTGGCGCAGTTCGAGAGCGTCGAGATCCGCATGATCACCAAGCCCTACATCGATGACACCGAGAAGGCGCAGGCGCTGGTGGACAGCATCAATGCCACCGCCGCCCGAGACGGCGAGCAGCCGATCATCATCGACACCATCGTCGACGAGGACGTGCGGCGCATCGTCTCCACGGCCCCCGGCTTCAAGGTCGATATCTTCTCGACCTTCTTAAAGCCGCTGGAAGAAGAGCTTGCCACCCACTCCACCTATACCGTGGGGCGCACTCACTCGATCGGCCAGGACGATGTCTACATGAACCGCATCGACTCGGTGCACTTCGCCCTGGACAACGACGACGGCGCGCGGCTCAACCAGTATGACAAGGCTGACGTCATCCTGATCGGCGTCTCACGCTGCGGCAAGACCCCCACCTCGCTGTACCTGGCGCTGCAGTTCGGCATCCGCGCCGCCAACTACCCGCTCACCGAAGACGACTACGACGAGGACGGCACTCTCAAGATGCCGCGCGCGCTGGCGCCCTACCGCCACAAGCTGTTTGGCCTGACCATCGCCCCGCCCCGCCTGGCGGCGATCCGCAGCGAGCGGCGTCCCAACAGCCGCTATTGCTCGATGGATCAGTGCATGCAGGAGGTATCTCAGGCCGAGGGGCTGTATCGCCAGATGCATATCCCCTACATCGATACCACGCGCTTCTCGATCGAGGAGATCTCCACCCGAATGATTGCCGAGGCCGGCCTGCACCGTCGCTTTAGCCCGCGCTGA
- a CDS encoding XdhC family protein, with amino-acid sequence MQHLDLTVIRQALAWAQEGQTLWLCTVLSTFGSSPREPGAWLVALRDGRHVGSLSGGCVEEDFLARLSDGAFQAPVQRVRYGDVDGEEGGLDGPGVSLPCGGILDVLVERLSPGEETLEHLTALEAALTGQRPQLRHVDLASGQSQLEDDSGLGERVVLPAVGSQEAPGQVQLRVGPAARLVLAGMSPVAEACAEFAVRLGFEVILCDPRPDIFAGVSLPGVERVETLPSAFIAGGGCHGATAVVALTHDPRIDDLAMIEAVRTEAFYIGVMGSQKTSAARAERLKRSGGLSEAELARIQMPIGLKLGSKTPAEIALAVMADIVRVRRGRERTDL; translated from the coding sequence ATGCAACACCTTGATCTGACGGTGATCCGCCAGGCCCTTGCCTGGGCGCAAGAGGGGCAGACGCTGTGGCTGTGCACGGTGCTCTCGACCTTCGGCTCCTCGCCCAGAGAGCCCGGCGCCTGGCTGGTGGCGCTTCGAGACGGCCGCCATGTGGGCTCGCTTTCCGGCGGCTGCGTCGAGGAAGACTTCCTGGCGCGGCTGTCCGATGGCGCCTTTCAGGCGCCGGTGCAGCGTGTGCGCTATGGCGACGTTGATGGAGAGGAAGGGGGGCTGGACGGGCCCGGTGTCTCGCTTCCCTGCGGCGGTATCCTCGATGTGCTGGTCGAACGCCTGTCACCGGGTGAAGAGACCCTTGAACACCTCACGGCCCTGGAGGCCGCGCTGACGGGCCAGCGGCCGCAGCTTCGTCACGTTGATCTGGCCAGCGGCCAGTCGCAGCTCGAAGACGATTCTGGCCTTGGCGAGCGGGTGGTGCTGCCGGCAGTGGGCAGCCAAGAGGCACCGGGTCAGGTGCAACTGCGCGTCGGCCCGGCGGCCCGGCTGGTGCTGGCCGGTATGTCCCCGGTGGCGGAGGCCTGCGCCGAGTTTGCCGTGCGGCTGGGGTTCGAGGTCATTCTCTGTGATCCCCGTCCCGATATCTTCGCAGGAGTCTCGCTGCCCGGCGTCGAGCGGGTCGAGACGCTGCCCTCGGCCTTCATCGCTGGGGGCGGCTGTCACGGGGCCACCGCAGTGGTGGCGCTGACCCATGATCCGCGTATCGATGATCTGGCAATGATCGAGGCCGTCAGAACCGAGGCCTTCTACATTGGCGTGATGGGCTCACAGAAGACTTCCGCGGCTAGGGCCGAGCGCCTGAAACGCAGCGGTGGCCTGAGTGAAGCCGAGCTTGCGCGCATCCAGATGCCGATCGGGCTTAAGCTCGGCAGCAAGACGCCGGCGGAAATCGCCCTCGCGGTGATGGCCGATATCGTGCGGGTGCGCCGGGGGCGGGAGCGTACCGACCTATAA
- a CDS encoding glycine betaine ABC transporter substrate-binding protein produces the protein MYCRSLLAAAGLVLGAVSPLAQADSLRLGIGEWATGQASTYVLKAVLEDAGHQVDVSSVSLAAIWQGLSVGELDAFSGAWLPVTQASYFEGMADKIDDLGPNLTDARVGLAVPSYADTTSIADLSDAGETFGQRIHGIDPGAGIMGLTEQAMDAYGIEDWQLVAGSDAAMSQTLKTAMSRKEPIVVTAWAPHPVFSDHSLRYLDDPQGIYSSNEQIHTVTRKGLAEEKPGITAILDRFQWTLADMQDLMAANQANGDYEANARAWVDSHPDLVATWLGNSVGDSVEKNVDESVNNDD, from the coding sequence ATGTATTGTCGCTCACTGCTCGCTGCTGCCGGCCTTGTTCTCGGCGCCGTCAGCCCCCTGGCCCAGGCCGACAGCCTGCGTCTTGGCATAGGCGAATGGGCCACCGGCCAGGCCAGCACCTATGTCTTGAAAGCGGTCCTCGAGGACGCTGGCCATCAAGTGGATGTTAGTTCGGTGAGCCTCGCCGCCATCTGGCAGGGACTCTCAGTCGGCGAACTGGATGCCTTCAGCGGCGCCTGGCTGCCGGTCACTCAGGCCAGCTACTTCGAAGGCATGGCCGATAAGATCGATGACCTTGGCCCCAACCTTACCGATGCCCGCGTCGGCCTGGCCGTGCCGAGCTACGCGGACACCACCTCGATCGCCGACCTGTCGGACGCCGGTGAGACGTTTGGCCAGCGCATCCACGGCATCGACCCGGGCGCCGGCATCATGGGTCTGACCGAACAGGCGATGGACGCCTACGGCATCGAGGACTGGCAGCTGGTCGCGGGCAGCGATGCGGCCATGAGCCAAACCCTCAAGACCGCAATGTCACGCAAAGAGCCGATCGTCGTCACCGCCTGGGCCCCGCATCCGGTCTTTTCGGACCATTCGCTGCGCTACCTCGACGACCCCCAGGGCATCTATTCAAGCAACGAACAGATCCACACCGTGACCCGCAAGGGGCTCGCCGAGGAGAAGCCAGGCATCACCGCCATCCTCGATCGTTTTCAGTGGACCCTCGCGGACATGCAGGATTTGATGGCCGCCAACCAGGCCAACGGCGACTATGAGGCCAACGCCCGGGCCTGGGTCGACTCGCACCCGGACCTCGTCGCTACCTGGCTCGGCAATAGCGTTGGCGATAGCGTCGAAAAGAACGTCGACGAGAGCGTCAACAACGACGACTGA
- a CDS encoding acyl-CoA dehydrogenase, with the protein MSQITPITWDDPFRLIDQLDEDERMVQRTAHDYCQDKLLPRVIQANRHEHFDREIMNEMGELGLLGATLDGYGGAGLNYVSYGLIAREVERVDSGYRSAMSVQSSLVMYPIHAFGSEAQREKYLPKLASGEWVGCFGLTEPDHGSDPGGMSTRAVRTESGWRLNGSKTWITNSPIADVFVVWAKDEEGILRGFILEKGTPGLTAPKIEGKFSLRASITGQIMLSDVEVGEEACLPNVTGLKGPFSCLNRARYGIAWGAMGAAEACWHAGRQYTLDRKQFGRPLAANQLIQKKLADMQTEIALGLQAALRVGRMIDDGQLVPEAISLIKRNNAGKALDIARVARDMHGGNGISDEYHVIRHVMNLEAVNTYEGTHDIHALILGRAQTGIQAFTG; encoded by the coding sequence ATGAGTCAGATCACGCCTATTACCTGGGACGACCCCTTCCGCCTCATCGACCAGCTCGACGAGGACGAGCGCATGGTGCAGCGCACCGCCCACGACTACTGCCAGGACAAGCTGCTGCCGCGGGTGATACAGGCCAACCGCCATGAGCATTTCGATCGCGAGATCATGAACGAGATGGGCGAGCTGGGGCTGCTCGGGGCGACGCTCGATGGCTACGGCGGGGCGGGCCTCAACTATGTCAGCTACGGCCTGATCGCCCGGGAAGTGGAGCGGGTGGACTCCGGCTATCGCTCGGCGATGAGCGTGCAGTCGAGCCTGGTCATGTACCCGATCCATGCCTTCGGCAGCGAGGCGCAGCGCGAGAAATACCTGCCCAAACTGGCCAGCGGCGAGTGGGTCGGCTGCTTCGGCCTCACCGAGCCGGACCATGGCTCCGATCCCGGCGGCATGAGCACTCGGGCGGTGCGCACGGAAAGCGGCTGGCGCCTCAACGGCAGCAAGACCTGGATCACCAATTCGCCGATCGCCGATGTGTTCGTGGTATGGGCCAAGGACGAAGAGGGCATCCTGCGTGGCTTCATCCTCGAGAAGGGCACGCCCGGCCTTACCGCCCCCAAGATCGAGGGCAAGTTCAGCCTGCGGGCCTCGATCACCGGCCAGATCATGCTGAGCGATGTTGAGGTCGGCGAAGAGGCCTGCCTGCCCAACGTCACCGGCCTGAAGGGACCCTTCTCGTGTCTCAATCGTGCCCGCTACGGTATCGCCTGGGGCGCCATGGGCGCCGCCGAGGCCTGCTGGCATGCCGGTCGTCAGTACACCCTGGATCGCAAGCAGTTCGGCCGCCCGCTGGCCGCCAATCAGCTGATCCAGAAGAAGCTCGCCGACATGCAGACCGAAATTGCCCTTGGCTTGCAGGCCGCGCTGCGGGTCGGGCGGATGATCGATGACGGCCAGCTGGTGCCGGAGGCGATCTCGCTGATCAAGCGCAACAACGCCGGCAAGGCGCTGGATATTGCCCGCGTCGCCCGGGACATGCACGGCGGCAACGGCATCAGCGACGAGTACCACGTCATCCGCCACGTGATGAACCTCGAGGCCGTCAACACTTACGAGGGCACCCATGACATTCACGCCTTGATTCTCGGCCGTGCCCAGACCGGTATCCAGGCCTTTACCGGCTAA
- a CDS encoding CaiB/BaiF CoA-transferase family protein — protein sequence MSGPLEGRVVLDMSRVLAGPWAGQLLADLGARVIKIEHPGRGDDTRAWGPPWLEDVAGDPVEAAYYLCANRGKQSLAVDIARPEGQALIRALAGRADILIENFKVGGLARYGLDHESLKAENPELIGCSITGFGQDGPYAGRPGYDFMIQAMGGLMSLTGEPDGMPMKTGVAITDVMTGLYATVGVLAALDERSRTGRGRYIDVALLDVQLATLANQALNTLVSGHAPERHGNAHPNIVPYQAFACADGHLVLTVGNDAQFARLAALLEYPEWAQDPAYATNAARVAHRKPLVEKIAACLASRSRDAWLAAFEAHGIPAGPIHSVAEALEDAQVRHRGLVRTLERGGQDVPQVANPLRFDGVSCTSEVAPPALGADSDAVLTEMGLSAEDIAKLRDLGVVR from the coding sequence ATGAGCGGACCCCTGGAAGGGCGCGTCGTGCTGGATATGTCGCGGGTGCTGGCCGGCCCCTGGGCCGGCCAGCTGCTGGCTGACCTGGGCGCCAGGGTGATCAAGATCGAGCATCCTGGCCGCGGCGACGATACCCGCGCCTGGGGACCACCCTGGCTCGAGGACGTCGCTGGCGATCCTGTCGAAGCGGCCTACTACCTGTGCGCCAACCGCGGCAAGCAGTCGCTGGCCGTGGATATCGCGAGGCCCGAGGGCCAGGCGTTGATCCGCGCGTTGGCGGGCCGCGCCGATATCCTGATCGAGAACTTCAAGGTCGGGGGGCTTGCGCGTTACGGCCTCGATCACGAGAGCCTCAAGGCCGAGAACCCGGAGCTGATAGGCTGTTCGATCACCGGTTTCGGGCAGGATGGCCCTTATGCCGGGCGGCCCGGCTACGACTTCATGATTCAGGCCATGGGCGGGCTGATGAGCCTCACCGGTGAGCCGGACGGCATGCCGATGAAGACCGGCGTGGCGATCACCGACGTGATGACCGGGCTCTATGCCACGGTGGGTGTGCTGGCGGCGCTGGACGAGCGCTCCCGCACCGGTCGCGGGCGCTACATCGATGTGGCGCTACTCGACGTGCAGCTGGCCACCCTGGCCAATCAGGCGCTGAACACTCTGGTCAGCGGTCATGCACCTGAGCGTCACGGCAACGCCCATCCCAACATCGTCCCTTATCAGGCCTTTGCCTGCGCCGATGGCCATCTGGTGCTGACGGTGGGCAACGACGCCCAGTTCGCGCGGCTCGCCGCGCTGCTTGAATATCCCGAATGGGCCCAAGACCCGGCTTACGCCACTAATGCCGCCCGGGTTGCTCATCGCAAGCCACTGGTCGAGAAGATCGCCGCCTGCCTGGCGAGTCGCTCACGGGATGCTTGGCTTGCGGCCTTCGAGGCGCACGGCATTCCGGCGGGGCCGATTCACAGCGTAGCCGAGGCCCTCGAGGATGCCCAGGTGCGTCATCGCGGCCTGGTCAGGACCCTCGAGCGTGGTGGTCAGGACGTGCCCCAGGTGGCCAACCCGCTGCGTTTCGACGGGGTGTCCTGCACTAGTGAGGTGGCGCCGCCGGCGCTGGGGGCCGACAGCGATGCGGTGCTCACCGAGATGGGGCTGTCGGCCGAAGACATCGCCAAGCTGCGCGACCTGGGCGTAGTGCGCTAA
- a CDS encoding xanthine dehydrogenase family protein molybdopterin-binding subunit: MARFEDQLAAVEAKGSDAQGNDNNDAKGITRRGFLIGTMAGSAMMAFGVSGVASAVSGSSASESLAAGRYEPTIWYAIAPDGTVTVHITKAEMGQHVATSLARLVAEELEADWSSIEVVYVDSDPKWGYMVTGGSWSVHHSYLPLSRAGAAGRIALIEAGAKLLGVDPADCRARQGQVISGDTSISYGEIVSQAGLERTFSEEELKQISLKPASERRVLGTKGGALDVPAKVNGEAIYGIDVTVDKMLYARPVLPPTRFGSKPTSVDDSAARQVEGYRQTIELDDPSGVCQGWLAVIADSYSSAMRATDALKVEWQRGDSYDISEADIQQQGHALVKAPSQDNGSLFVDIGEVASGLEGASQVIESTYTTSSVLHFQLEPVNATVVEEDGHWHVHCGNQQQSLAVPMLAKALEVDASKITLHQYYLGGGFGRRLYGDYTIPAALAAKALGRPVKMLFTRPDDTRLDCVRSPSVQRLRSGLDGNGKVVASEHAAAAGWPSAAMAPAFLAETVENGGKVDSFAISGADHWYDVGAQRVWAQQNHTAHEVFVPGYLRSVGPGWTTWAVEQHIDELALAAGQDPARFRLGLLKAEGRNSGQAPHSVGGADRLKAVLKRAMDKADWDSRDSLPEDVGMGVALTFGQERNMPTWVACIARVKVDRGDGSVKVERLTTVADAGTLAHPDGAMAQLEGSLLWGLSMALFEGTEYEKGKPKALNLGAYTPLRMNQVPEMDLEFVDSDAMPVGLGEPGTTVVAPAIANAIQHAVGVRLRDMPMRAEALKAAL; encoded by the coding sequence ATGGCCAGGTTTGAGGACCAGTTGGCGGCCGTCGAGGCCAAGGGCAGCGACGCCCAGGGGAACGACAACAACGATGCCAAGGGCATCACGCGCCGAGGCTTTCTGATCGGCACCATGGCCGGTTCGGCGATGATGGCCTTCGGCGTTTCCGGGGTCGCCAGTGCGGTGAGCGGAAGCTCTGCCAGCGAGTCGCTGGCCGCCGGGCGCTATGAGCCGACGATCTGGTATGCCATCGCGCCCGACGGCACCGTGACCGTCCATATCACCAAGGCCGAGATGGGTCAGCACGTCGCCACCAGCCTGGCCCGCCTGGTCGCCGAAGAGCTCGAGGCAGACTGGTCCTCCATCGAGGTCGTCTACGTCGATAGCGACCCGAAGTGGGGCTATATGGTCACCGGCGGTAGCTGGTCGGTACACCACAGCTATCTGCCGCTGTCCCGTGCCGGCGCGGCTGGCCGTATCGCCCTGATCGAGGCCGGCGCCAAGCTGCTGGGCGTCGATCCGGCCGATTGCCGTGCCCGCCAGGGCCAGGTGATCAGCGGTGACACGTCGATCAGCTATGGCGAGATCGTGTCTCAGGCCGGGCTCGAACGCACCTTTTCCGAGGAAGAGCTAAAGCAGATCAGCCTGAAGCCTGCCAGCGAGCGCCGGGTGCTGGGCACCAAGGGCGGTGCCCTGGACGTGCCGGCCAAGGTCAACGGCGAGGCGATCTATGGCATCGATGTCACCGTCGACAAGATGCTCTATGCCCGCCCTGTGCTGCCGCCGACCCGCTTCGGCTCCAAGCCGACCTCGGTGGACGACAGCGCCGCCCGGCAGGTCGAGGGCTATCGCCAGACCATAGAGCTGGACGATCCGTCTGGCGTCTGCCAGGGCTGGCTTGCCGTGATCGCCGACAGCTATTCCTCGGCGATGCGCGCGACCGATGCCCTCAAGGTCGAGTGGCAGCGGGGTGACAGCTACGACATCAGCGAGGCAGATATCCAGCAGCAGGGCCATGCCCTGGTCAAGGCGCCGAGCCAGGATAATGGCTCGCTGTTCGTCGATATCGGCGAGGTGGCCTCGGGTCTCGAGGGCGCGAGTCAGGTGATCGAGTCCACCTACACCACCTCGAGCGTGTTGCACTTCCAGCTCGAGCCGGTCAACGCCACCGTGGTCGAGGAAGACGGCCATTGGCACGTGCACTGCGGCAACCAGCAGCAGTCGCTGGCGGTACCGATGCTGGCCAAGGCCCTCGAGGTCGATGCCAGCAAGATTACCCTGCATCAGTATTATCTGGGCGGTGGCTTCGGTCGGCGCCTCTACGGCGACTACACCATTCCGGCGGCACTGGCGGCCAAGGCCCTGGGGCGGCCGGTGAAGATGCTCTTCACGCGGCCCGACGACACCCGGCTAGACTGCGTGCGCTCGCCCTCGGTGCAGCGCCTGCGCTCAGGCCTCGACGGCAACGGCAAGGTGGTAGCCTCCGAGCATGCCGCGGCTGCCGGTTGGCCCTCTGCCGCCATGGCGCCGGCCTTCCTCGCCGAGACGGTCGAGAACGGTGGCAAGGTCGATTCCTTCGCCATCAGCGGTGCCGATCACTGGTATGACGTCGGCGCCCAGCGGGTCTGGGCACAGCAGAACCACACGGCGCATGAGGTCTTCGTGCCGGGCTATCTGCGCTCGGTCGGGCCGGGCTGGACGACCTGGGCCGTGGAGCAGCATATCGACGAGTTGGCACTGGCCGCCGGCCAGGACCCGGCACGTTTCCGGCTCGGCCTGCTCAAGGCCGAAGGTCGCAATTCGGGCCAGGCGCCACACAGCGTCGGCGGTGCTGACCGCCTCAAGGCGGTGCTCAAGCGGGCCATGGACAAGGCCGACTGGGACAGCCGCGACAGCCTGCCCGAGGATGTGGGCATGGGGGTGGCGCTAACCTTCGGCCAGGAGCGCAACATGCCGACCTGGGTCGCCTGTATCGCCCGGGTCAAGGTCGATCGCGGCGATGGATCGGTCAAGGTGGAGCGTCTGACCACGGTGGCCGATGCCGGCACCCTGGCGCATCCCGACGGTGCCATGGCGCAGCTCGAGGGCTCGCTCTTGTGGGGACTTTCCATGGCGCTCTTTGAGGGCACCGAATACGAGAAGGGCAAGCCGAAGGCACTTAACCTTGGCGCCTACACGCCGCTGCGCATGAACCAAGTGCCAGAGATGGATCTCGAGTTCGTCGACAGCGATGCCATGCCGGTGGGCCTGGGTGAGCCGGGCACTACGGTAGTGGCGCCCGCCATCGCCAACGCCATCCAGCATGCCGTCGGCGTTCGCCTGCGCGACATGCCGATGCGCGCCGAGGCGCTCAAGGCCGCCCTCTAG
- a CDS encoding (2Fe-2S)-binding protein, with protein MASFTLNGKPVSVEVSPQTPLLWVLRDSLGMTGTKFGCGIAQCGACTVHLNGSATRTCVLPVSAAEGGEVVTIEGLSDSDDHPLQQAWREHQVPQCGYCQSGQIMQAADFLSRNPDPSDEEVTQAMSGNLCRCMAYVRIHRAVKRAAEIGQASQASTAGVGVFDPSRDQEVTHGQV; from the coding sequence TTGGCCAGTTTTACCCTGAACGGCAAGCCGGTCAGCGTCGAGGTGTCTCCGCAGACCCCACTGCTGTGGGTGTTGCGGGATAGCCTGGGCATGACCGGCACCAAGTTTGGCTGCGGCATCGCCCAGTGCGGCGCCTGTACTGTCCATCTCAATGGCAGTGCCACGCGTACCTGCGTGCTGCCGGTGTCCGCGGCCGAAGGCGGTGAGGTCGTCACCATCGAAGGGCTGTCGGACAGCGATGATCATCCCCTGCAGCAGGCCTGGCGTGAGCATCAGGTGCCCCAGTGCGGTTACTGCCAGTCGGGTCAGATCATGCAGGCCGCCGACTTCCTGAGCCGCAACCCGGATCCCAGCGATGAAGAGGTCACCCAGGCCATGTCCGGAAACCTCTGCCGCTGCATGGCCTATGTGCGCATCCACCGAGCGGTCAAACGCGCCGCCGAAATCGGTCAGGCCAGCCAGGCGTCTACCGCCGGCGTAGGCGTCTTCGACCCGAGCCGCGATCAGGAGGTGACCCATGGCCAGGTTTGA
- the ppsA gene encoding phosphoenolpyruvate synthase codes for MNQYIEWFDQLGMNDVERVGGKNASLGEMISNLANAGVSVPGGFATTAHAYREFLAHDGLNERINQALARLDVDDVEALAKTGAEIRQWVIDTPLPPSFEAALGEAYDAMVAQHPSLKVAVRSSATAEDLPDASFAGQQETFLNIEGFANIKRAVHEVFASLFNDRAISYRVHRGYAHENVALSAGIQKMVRSETGASGVMFTLDTESGFRDAVFVTASWGLGETVVQGAVNPDEFYVHKPTLDAGRPAVLRRNLGSKLIKMIYTGDASAGKSVETVDVPLSDRGRFCVNDEQVMELARQAMIIERHYQRPMDIEWALDGDDGQVYIVQARPETVVSQTEGGKLERFHLREKGRNLISGRAIGQRIGSGEVKVIMTPDEMGKINEGDVLVTDMTDPDWEPIMKRASAVVTNRGGRTCHAAIIARELGIPAVVGSGDATSVLRDGQEVTVSCSEGDTGHVYEGLLDFECKTTSVDSMPELPFKIMMNVGNPDRAFNFSSLPNAGVGLARLEFIINRMIGVHPKALLDFDTLPVELQQTIEQRTAGYDDPVSFYVDKLVEGISTLAAAFYPQKVIVRLSDFKSNEYENLIGGKNYEPGEENPMLGFRGASRYLSESFRPCFDLECQALKRVRDVMGFDNVQIMVPFVRTTDEARGVIDILSENGLKRGENGLKVIMMCELPANALLADEFLEHFDGFSIGSNDLTQLTLGLDRDSGVIAHLFDERNPAVLKLLSMAIQACKAQGKYVGICGQGPSDHPDLAKWLMEQGIDSVSLNPDAVLETWFMLAGETIG; via the coding sequence GTGAATCAGTACATTGAGTGGTTCGACCAGCTCGGCATGAACGACGTCGAGCGCGTGGGCGGCAAGAACGCCTCGCTCGGCGAGATGATCTCCAATCTGGCCAATGCGGGCGTCAGCGTGCCTGGCGGCTTTGCCACCACCGCTCATGCCTATCGCGAATTCCTCGCTCACGACGGCCTCAACGAGCGCATCAATCAGGCGCTGGCGCGGCTCGACGTCGATGACGTCGAGGCCCTGGCCAAGACCGGCGCCGAGATCCGCCAGTGGGTGATCGACACGCCGCTGCCGCCGTCCTTCGAAGCGGCGCTTGGCGAGGCCTACGATGCCATGGTCGCCCAGCACCCCAGCCTCAAGGTCGCGGTGAGAAGCTCTGCCACCGCCGAAGACCTGCCGGATGCCTCTTTCGCCGGCCAGCAGGAAACCTTCCTCAACATCGAAGGCTTCGCCAACATCAAGCGTGCCGTGCATGAGGTGTTCGCCTCGCTGTTCAACGACCGGGCGATCTCCTACCGGGTCCACCGCGGCTATGCCCACGAGAACGTGGCGCTGTCTGCCGGCATCCAGAAGATGGTGCGCTCCGAGACCGGCGCGTCAGGGGTGATGTTTACCCTCGACACCGAATCCGGTTTCCGCGACGCCGTGTTCGTGACGGCCTCCTGGGGGCTCGGCGAGACGGTGGTGCAGGGCGCGGTCAACCCCGACGAGTTTTACGTCCACAAGCCGACCCTGGACGCCGGTCGCCCGGCGGTGCTGCGGCGCAACCTGGGCTCCAAGCTGATCAAGATGATCTACACCGGCGATGCCAGCGCCGGCAAGTCGGTGGAAACCGTGGATGTGCCGCTGTCCGATCGCGGTCGCTTCTGCGTCAACGATGAGCAGGTCATGGAGCTCGCACGTCAGGCGATGATCATCGAGCGCCACTACCAGCGTCCGATGGACATCGAGTGGGCCCTGGACGGCGACGATGGCCAGGTCTACATCGTGCAGGCCCGACCCGAAACGGTGGTGTCCCAGACCGAGGGTGGCAAGCTCGAGCGCTTCCACCTGCGCGAGAAGGGTCGCAACCTGATCTCCGGGCGTGCCATCGGTCAGCGCATCGGCAGTGGCGAGGTCAAGGTGATCATGACCCCGGACGAGATGGGCAAGATCAACGAGGGCGACGTGCTGGTCACCGACATGACCGACCCGGACTGGGAACCGATCATGAAGCGTGCCTCGGCGGTGGTCACCAACCGTGGCGGGCGCACCTGCCATGCGGCGATCATCGCTCGCGAGCTGGGCATCCCGGCGGTGGTCGGCTCCGGCGACGCCACCAGTGTGCTGCGCGACGGTCAGGAGGTCACGGTATCCTGCTCCGAAGGCGATACCGGTCATGTCTACGAGGGGCTGCTGGACTTCGAGTGCAAGACCACCAGCGTCGACAGCATGCCCGAGCTGCCCTTCAAGATCATGATGAACGTCGGCAACCCGGATCGCGCCTTCAACTTCTCGAGCCTGCCCAATGCTGGCGTCGGCCTGGCGCGCCTCGAGTTCATCATCAACCGCATGATCGGCGTGCACCCCAAGGCGCTGCTCGACTTCGACACCCTGCCGGTGGAGCTTCAGCAGACCATCGAGCAGCGCACCGCGGGCTATGACGACCCGGTGAGCTTCTACGTCGACAAGCTGGTCGAGGGGATTTCGACCCTGGCCGCGGCGTTCTACCCGCAGAAGGTCATCGTGCGGCTGTCGGACTTCAAGTCCAACGAGTACGAGAACCTGATCGGCGGCAAGAACTACGAGCCCGGCGAAGAGAACCCCATGCTCGGCTTCCGCGGCGCCTCTCGTTACCTGTCGGAATCCTTCCGCCCGTGCTTCGATCTGGAGTGCCAGGCGCTCAAGCGGGTTCGCGATGTGATGGGCTTCGATAACGTTCAGATCATGGTGCCCTTCGTGCGCACCACCGACGAGGCCCGCGGCGTAATCGACATCTTGTCCGAGAATGGACTCAAGCGCGGCGAGAACGGTCTCAAGGTGATCATGATGTGCGAGCTGCCGGCCAACGCGCTGCTCGCCGATGAGTTCCTCGAGCACTTCGACGGCTTCTCGATCGGCTCCAACGACCTGACCCAGCTGACCCTGGGGCTGGATCGTGATTCAGGGGTGATCGCCCACCTGTTCGATGAGCGCAACCCGGCGGTGCTCAAGCTGCTGTCGATGGCCATTCAGGCCTGCAAGGCCCAGGGCAAGTACGTCGGCATCTGCGGCCAGGGCCCCTCGGACCACCCGGATCTTGCCAAGTGGCTGATGGAGCAGGGCATTGATTCGGTGTCGCTGAATCCGGATGCGGTGCTCGAGACCTGGTTCATGCTGGCCGGGGAAACCATCGGCTAA